A genomic window from Micromonospora violae includes:
- the hutU gene encoding urocanate hydratase, whose protein sequence is MTQPIRAARGSQLTTRGWQQEAALRMLMNNLDPEVAERPDDLVVYGGTGKAARDWPSYHALVRTLTDLREDETMLVQSGRPVGVMRTHEWAPRVLLANSNLVGDWATWPEFRRLEQLGLTMYGQMTAGSWIYIGTQGILQGTYETFAAVAAKRFAGTLAGTLTLTAGCGGMGGAQPLAVTMNGGVCLIVDVDRTRLDRRVHDRYLDEVADSLDDAVRRVLAAKRDGRALSVGVVGNAAVVFPELLVRGVEIDIVTDQTSAHDPLSYLPVGVELADAREYAAAKPAEFTDRARASMARHVAAMVGFLDAGAEVFDYGNSIRGEAQLAGYQRAFDFPGFVPAYIRPLFCEGRGPFRWAALSGDPADIAATDRAILDLFPENESLARWIKLAGERVAFQGLPARICWLGQGERDKAGVRFNDMVASGELSAPVVIGRDHLDTGSVASPYRETEGMADGSDAIADWPLLNALVNTASGASWVSIHHGGGVGIGRSIHAGQVCVADGTALAGQKIERVLTNDPAMGVIRHVDAGYESAREVADRTGVRVPMTEGGTA, encoded by the coding sequence ATGACCCAGCCCATTCGTGCCGCACGGGGCAGCCAGCTCACCACCCGCGGGTGGCAGCAGGAAGCCGCCCTGCGGATGTTGATGAACAACCTCGACCCCGAGGTGGCCGAACGCCCCGACGACCTCGTGGTCTACGGCGGCACCGGCAAGGCGGCGCGGGACTGGCCGTCGTACCACGCGTTGGTCCGCACGCTGACCGACCTGCGCGAGGACGAGACGATGCTGGTGCAGTCCGGTCGTCCGGTCGGCGTGATGCGTACCCACGAGTGGGCGCCTCGGGTGCTGCTGGCCAACTCGAACCTGGTCGGCGACTGGGCGACCTGGCCGGAGTTCCGCCGCCTCGAACAGCTCGGCCTGACCATGTACGGGCAGATGACCGCCGGTTCGTGGATCTACATCGGCACGCAGGGCATCCTCCAGGGCACCTACGAGACGTTCGCGGCGGTGGCCGCGAAGAGGTTCGCGGGCACCCTCGCCGGGACGCTGACGCTCACCGCCGGCTGCGGCGGGATGGGCGGCGCGCAACCGCTCGCGGTCACCATGAACGGCGGCGTCTGCCTGATCGTCGACGTGGACCGCACCCGGCTCGACCGTCGGGTGCACGACCGTTACCTGGATGAGGTCGCCGACTCCCTGGACGACGCGGTGCGGCGGGTGCTCGCCGCGAAGCGGGACGGGCGCGCGCTCTCCGTCGGTGTGGTCGGCAACGCGGCGGTGGTCTTCCCCGAACTCCTGGTCCGGGGCGTGGAGATCGACATCGTGACCGACCAGACCAGCGCGCACGACCCGCTGTCGTACCTGCCGGTGGGGGTGGAGTTGGCCGACGCCCGGGAGTACGCGGCGGCGAAGCCGGCCGAGTTCACCGACCGGGCCCGCGCGTCGATGGCCCGGCACGTGGCCGCGATGGTCGGTTTCCTCGACGCCGGCGCGGAGGTGTTCGACTACGGCAACTCGATCCGGGGTGAGGCGCAGCTCGCCGGCTATCAGCGCGCCTTCGACTTCCCGGGCTTCGTGCCCGCGTACATTCGGCCGTTGTTCTGTGAGGGCAGGGGTCCGTTCCGGTGGGCGGCGCTCTCCGGCGACCCGGCCGACATCGCGGCCACCGACCGGGCCATCCTCGACCTGTTCCCGGAGAACGAGTCGCTGGCCCGTTGGATCAAGCTGGCCGGTGAGCGGGTCGCCTTCCAGGGCCTGCCGGCCCGGATCTGCTGGCTGGGCCAGGGCGAACGGGACAAGGCGGGGGTCCGGTTCAACGACATGGTCGCCTCCGGTGAACTCTCCGCCCCGGTGGTGATCGGCCGCGACCACCTGGACACCGGCAGTGTCGCGAGCCCGTACCGGGAGACCGAGGGGATGGCCGACGGTTCCGACGCCATCGCCGACTGGCCGCTGCTCAACGCACTGGTCAACACGGCCAGTGGCGCTTCCTGGGTGTCCATCCACCACGGCGGCGGCGTGGGCATCGGCCGGTCGATCCACGCCGGGCAGGTGTGCGTGGCCGACGGGACGGCCCTCGCCGGTCAGAAGATCGAGCGGGTGCTCACCAACGACCCGGCGATGGGCGTCATCCGACACGTCGACGCCGGCTACGAGAGCGCCCGCGAGGTCGCCGACCGGACCGGCGTCCGGGTGCCGATGACCGAGGGCGGTACCGCGTGA
- a CDS encoding polysaccharide pyruvyl transferase family protein, whose protein sequence is MRVGIVGWFGSDNLGDEILLHSLITCVRAVKENASFVVFCPNPERVAELHGVQTENMPVLRARGASERQVAVQRSIKSCDLLLLGPGTVFQERSPNLSWPGTLPMFARIIAMAKIAGTPVATVGVGVREGGTPFGRQLLRVIGAACVGVGVRDERTASHFGSSAEVIGDMAYTLPLPELERVDSGRRFALSMRPLAPELEGPLLTATSGCAARLVQEGWSGTFLPMAFGRGAHGEDDRVIYDRAFRDLLALDQTPLDGSQPLAGALRTWLQALATNQLVLGTRLHAALLAVAIGVPTVAIAYERKVLDAFVDLGLSEYVVPPDVDADTLYRKATQAAAATEEFREAAARVAAQGRVAQGFVTTLLKRLG, encoded by the coding sequence GTGAGGGTCGGAATAGTCGGGTGGTTCGGGTCGGACAATCTCGGAGACGAGATCCTCCTTCACTCGCTCATTACCTGCGTTCGCGCGGTCAAGGAGAACGCCTCGTTCGTGGTCTTCTGCCCCAACCCGGAGCGGGTCGCGGAACTGCACGGCGTGCAGACGGAGAACATGCCCGTGCTGCGGGCACGAGGCGCCTCGGAGCGTCAGGTCGCGGTCCAACGGTCGATCAAGTCCTGTGACCTCCTGCTCCTCGGCCCCGGAACGGTCTTCCAGGAGCGTTCCCCCAACCTGTCCTGGCCCGGCACCCTGCCGATGTTCGCCCGGATCATCGCGATGGCCAAGATCGCCGGAACGCCCGTCGCCACCGTCGGCGTCGGCGTCCGGGAGGGCGGAACGCCGTTCGGCCGTCAGCTGCTCCGGGTGATCGGCGCCGCGTGTGTCGGCGTCGGTGTGCGCGACGAGCGGACCGCGTCGCACTTCGGCTCCAGCGCCGAGGTCATTGGCGACATGGCGTACACCCTGCCGCTGCCCGAGCTGGAGCGGGTCGACTCCGGTCGTCGCTTCGCCCTGTCGATGCGGCCACTCGCGCCGGAGCTGGAGGGCCCGCTGCTGACGGCCACCTCCGGTTGTGCCGCCCGGTTGGTCCAGGAGGGCTGGTCGGGCACCTTCCTGCCGATGGCCTTCGGCCGGGGAGCGCACGGCGAGGACGACCGCGTCATCTACGACCGTGCCTTCCGTGACCTGCTGGCCCTGGACCAGACCCCGTTGGACGGCAGTCAGCCGCTCGCCGGGGCGCTGCGGACCTGGTTGCAGGCGCTCGCGACGAATCAGCTCGTCCTCGGCACCCGCCTGCACGCCGCCCTGCTGGCCGTGGCGATCGGCGTTCCCACGGTGGCCATCGCCTACGAGCGGAAGGTCCTGGACGCCTTCGTCGATCTGGGGCTCAGCGAGTACGTGGTGCCGCCGGACGTCGATGCCGACACGCTCTACCGCAAGGCCACCCAGGCCGCGGCGGCGACCGAGGAGTTCCGGGAGGCCGCCGCCCGGGTCGCCGCCCAGGGACGCGTCGCGCAGGGGTTCGTCACCACGCTGCTGAAGCGGCTCGGCTGA
- a CDS encoding MurR/RpiR family transcriptional regulator, with the protein MNEGAVEAPADRVLDLFQGVRLTPTQRRIAHCLVQHAPTVAYLSAAEVAELAGVSQPSVTRFAVALGHDGYPALRRRLRDLTTATPGGPTDAGNELQQAVRAEMDNLDRLAGQLADRARIAETGRLLAASRPLPVLGLRAAAPLAAYFAYFAAKVHPDVRVLDDGGSLLTDRLEQAAEAGASAVLAFVLPRYPRETLDALRDARHAGLTVVAITDSPVSPATDHADVVLAAAVGAQLVFDLHTAPMTLAMVLLQAICDAAPADTQRRLEAFEASAARRQLFLG; encoded by the coding sequence ATGAATGAAGGAGCTGTCGAGGCACCCGCTGACCGGGTGCTCGACCTGTTCCAAGGGGTGCGGCTCACCCCCACCCAGCGTCGGATCGCGCACTGCCTGGTGCAGCACGCCCCCACCGTCGCCTACCTGTCCGCCGCCGAGGTCGCCGAACTGGCCGGGGTCAGCCAACCGTCGGTCACCCGGTTCGCCGTCGCGCTCGGCCACGACGGCTACCCGGCGCTGCGCCGCCGGCTGCGGGACCTGACCACCGCGACCCCGGGCGGACCGACGGACGCCGGCAACGAGCTCCAACAGGCGGTACGCGCCGAGATGGACAACCTGGACCGACTGGCCGGTCAGCTCGCCGACCGCGCCCGGATCGCCGAGACCGGGCGGTTGCTCGCCGCCAGTCGCCCACTGCCGGTGCTCGGCCTGCGTGCCGCCGCGCCGCTGGCCGCGTACTTCGCCTACTTCGCGGCCAAGGTGCACCCGGACGTACGGGTCCTCGACGACGGCGGCAGCCTGCTCACCGACCGCCTGGAGCAGGCCGCCGAGGCCGGGGCATCCGCCGTTCTCGCCTTCGTGCTGCCCCGCTACCCCCGGGAGACCCTGGACGCGCTGCGCGACGCCCGGCACGCCGGGTTGACCGTGGTGGCGATCACCGACTCGCCGGTCAGCCCGGCCACCGACCACGCCGACGTGGTGCTCGCCGCCGCGGTCGGCGCGCAACTCGTCTTCGACCTGCACACCGCACCGATGACCCTGGCCATGGTGCTGTTGCAGGCGATCTGCGACGCCGCGCCGGCCGACACCCAGCGCCGACTGGAGGCGTTCGAAGCCTCGGCGGCCCGCCGACAGTTGTTCCTCGGTTGA
- a CDS encoding allantoate amidohydrolase: MSDDLAARFRALWDEIAPVGRDADSGGYLRYALTEPERELRTWFHAQAERRAMPVTADGNGNLFAHWGDPEASDAVLTGSHFDSVPHGGAYDGPLGIVSAFLAVDELRAAGVTPGRPLVLGAFVEEEGARFGVPCLGSRLLTGALSAERAAGLRDAAGVSFAEALGDRPAGARPELLGRFGAFVELHVEQGRALVDTDAPVAVASAIWPHGRWRFDVVGEGNHAGTTRMADRRDPMLTYAFTVLAANKEARLRGAHATVGRVAVEPNATNAIPSKVTGWLDARAADPETLTGLVDAVRGKLAERARRDGTTVTVTEESATPVVAFDGDLAKRLATLLDAPVLPTGAGHDAGVLAAYLPTAMLFVRNPTGVSHSPAEAATDDDCAAGVRALARVLEELTCR, encoded by the coding sequence GTGAGCGACGACCTTGCGGCCCGGTTCCGGGCACTGTGGGACGAGATCGCGCCGGTCGGGCGGGACGCCGACAGCGGCGGCTATCTGCGGTACGCGTTGACCGAGCCGGAGCGGGAGCTGCGCACCTGGTTCCACGCGCAGGCCGAACGGCGCGCCATGCCGGTCACCGCGGACGGCAACGGCAACCTCTTCGCCCACTGGGGTGACCCGGAGGCGTCCGACGCGGTGCTCACCGGCAGCCACTTCGACTCGGTGCCGCACGGCGGGGCGTACGACGGGCCGCTCGGCATCGTGAGCGCGTTCCTCGCCGTCGACGAGCTGCGCGCCGCCGGCGTCACCCCGGGTCGGCCGCTGGTGCTCGGTGCCTTCGTCGAGGAGGAGGGGGCGCGTTTCGGCGTACCGTGTCTGGGGTCGCGGCTGCTCACCGGGGCGCTGTCAGCTGAACGCGCGGCTGGCCTGCGCGACGCGGCCGGGGTGAGCTTCGCCGAGGCGCTCGGCGACCGGCCGGCGGGCGCCCGCCCGGAGTTGCTGGGCCGGTTCGGCGCGTTCGTGGAGTTGCACGTCGAGCAGGGCCGCGCGCTCGTGGACACGGACGCGCCGGTCGCCGTGGCCAGCGCGATCTGGCCGCACGGCCGGTGGCGCTTCGACGTCGTCGGCGAGGGCAACCACGCGGGTACCACCCGGATGGCCGACCGCCGCGACCCGATGCTGACGTACGCGTTCACGGTGCTGGCGGCCAACAAGGAGGCCCGGCTGCGCGGCGCGCACGCCACCGTGGGCCGGGTCGCCGTCGAGCCCAACGCCACCAACGCGATCCCGTCGAAGGTCACCGGCTGGCTGGACGCCCGGGCCGCCGACCCGGAGACGCTGACCGGGCTGGTCGACGCGGTACGCGGCAAGCTCGCCGAGCGGGCCCGCCGCGACGGTACGACGGTGACCGTCACCGAGGAGTCGGCCACCCCGGTTGTCGCTTTCGACGGCGACCTGGCCAAGCGGCTCGCCACGCTGCTCGACGCGCCGGTGCTGCCCACCGGGGCGGGACACGACGCCGGGGTGCTCGCCGCGTACCTGCCCACCGCGATGCTCTTCGTACGCAACCCGACCGGCGTCTCGCACTCCCCGGCCGAGGCCGCGACCGACGACGACTGCGCGGCCGGGGTGCGGGCGCTGGCGCGGGTGCTGGAGGAGCTGACATGCCGGTAG
- a CDS encoding oligosaccharide flippase family protein, which translates to MVATEVTTPERRRPSLTIVSGLLGVSTLATRSTTLVVMALLTRGAGAEAVGFYGLATLIASFTAAALSLGLPTYLTREAAAGTVSPPVVARIHCGRFVALLVAAAVAYPVIGVVLPPEAQFAFFLIFVASLLEQWNETAWVLIRGTPSAWAEPLTNVSAGLLLVGACAVDVWLLDGLSLGDAAVYMSIAAVLRSAAAFLIVRILPALRNSRGIRVVQHIRLALPYFAADLFGLFYFRGDVFVLAFFVAAAEVGEYVSAAAIVGPVVQVAASMGVGALAYAAPRRSSGAAQSNDPLTIFRFFGLAGQAAAGVMFIGIPIGTAVLFGEHAGNIPTLAMVLTFFLILRFGNFGLSAILLSQGRASSRLIVLVLSICGSVGLNLALDGTYGAFGSATAMVLNELVVAGSLLWFLRIKELVRPVVVSFVMVAAAVGALAVLLAVLEPALASFILGGIILVLATAKLLAQRRAAGHLPAATTEDM; encoded by the coding sequence ATGGTCGCGACTGAGGTCACCACGCCGGAGCGACGGCGACCGTCCCTGACGATCGTGTCGGGGCTGCTGGGCGTCTCCACCCTGGCCACCCGGTCGACCACCCTGGTGGTCATGGCGCTCCTGACCAGAGGCGCCGGCGCCGAAGCGGTCGGCTTCTACGGTCTCGCCACGCTCATCGCGTCCTTCACCGCCGCCGCGCTCTCCCTCGGTCTGCCGACCTACCTGACCAGGGAGGCCGCTGCGGGGACGGTGTCACCGCCGGTGGTCGCGCGGATCCACTGCGGGCGCTTCGTCGCGTTGCTGGTGGCCGCCGCCGTCGCGTACCCCGTGATCGGTGTGGTCCTGCCCCCGGAGGCGCAGTTCGCCTTCTTCCTGATCTTCGTGGCCAGCCTGCTTGAGCAGTGGAACGAGACGGCGTGGGTCCTCATCCGAGGCACGCCGTCGGCGTGGGCCGAGCCGCTCACGAACGTGTCCGCCGGTCTCCTGCTGGTCGGCGCGTGCGCGGTCGACGTGTGGCTGCTGGACGGGCTCAGCCTCGGCGACGCCGCCGTCTACATGTCGATAGCGGCCGTCCTCCGGTCCGCTGCCGCGTTCCTCATCGTGCGCATCCTGCCGGCGCTGCGGAACTCCCGGGGCATCCGCGTGGTCCAGCACATCCGGCTGGCCCTGCCGTACTTCGCCGCCGACCTCTTCGGTCTCTTCTACTTCCGCGGCGACGTGTTCGTCCTCGCGTTCTTCGTGGCCGCCGCGGAGGTCGGTGAATACGTGTCGGCCGCGGCGATCGTCGGGCCGGTGGTCCAGGTCGCGGCGTCCATGGGCGTCGGCGCGCTCGCCTACGCCGCGCCGCGCCGGTCGTCCGGGGCCGCCCAGTCGAACGATCCGCTCACGATCTTCCGGTTCTTCGGGCTCGCGGGTCAGGCCGCCGCCGGCGTCATGTTCATCGGCATCCCGATCGGGACCGCCGTGTTGTTCGGTGAGCACGCGGGCAACATTCCGACGCTCGCGATGGTGCTCACCTTCTTCCTCATCCTGCGATTCGGCAACTTCGGCCTGTCCGCCATTCTGCTGTCGCAGGGCCGCGCCTCCAGCCGGTTGATCGTGCTGGTGTTGAGCATCTGCGGCAGCGTCGGTCTGAACCTCGCACTCGACGGCACGTACGGGGCCTTCGGCTCCGCCACGGCGATGGTGCTGAACGAGCTGGTCGTGGCGGGGTCGCTGCTCTGGTTCCTGCGAATCAAGGAACTGGTGCGGCCGGTCGTTGTCTCGTTCGTCATGGTGGCGGCGGCGGTCGGCGCGCTCGCCGTACTGCTGGCCGTCCTGGAACCCGCCCTGGCGTCCTTCATTCTGGGCGGCATCATTCTCGTTCTGGCTACCGCCAAATTGTTGGCTCAACGGAGGGCCGCAGGTCACCTGCCGGCCGCGACGACGGAGGACATGTGA
- a CDS encoding glycosyltransferase, which yields MRVLLLTPFAPNGQHNHAAADTIVQLTPRLAEQVELFVYSPGNTAGSEQDDLKYTLLPSDVVARPTHLDRLRVEPAWLRQAWPREATQEAAGLIRRLRPDVVHAEYLQSAEVVGLSRASVLGLHDITEKVMRESYRASSGLERPYRLAELVRTRRFERTAIRQAGAVITLSDADFAVAKEYNANTVLARPGIHVGERSWSPPPVTGRPRLVFAGAMWRRANVLVAELLAREVMPIVWRHLPDAELRIVGADPTPDVVGLGESDSRVVVTGAVPDFQSEMLAAHAVVVPSIVGGGVLMKVAHAMALGCPVITSSGPAESVRGDASMLFVASTADEIAAAARTAVESPEDAAQRGRRARAHIERTFRWDDTVRSYLDAYAIAGRQ from the coding sequence ATGCGCGTCCTGCTGCTCACCCCCTTCGCGCCGAACGGGCAGCACAACCACGCCGCGGCCGACACCATCGTGCAGCTCACGCCACGGCTGGCCGAACAGGTCGAGCTCTTCGTGTACTCGCCGGGGAACACCGCCGGGTCCGAGCAGGACGACCTGAAGTACACGCTTCTGCCGTCCGACGTCGTCGCGCGGCCGACCCACCTCGACCGTCTCCGGGTCGAACCGGCGTGGCTGCGCCAGGCGTGGCCGCGCGAGGCGACCCAGGAGGCAGCCGGGCTGATCCGTCGGCTCCGGCCCGATGTGGTGCACGCGGAGTACCTGCAATCCGCCGAGGTCGTCGGGCTCAGCCGGGCCTCGGTGCTGGGCCTGCACGACATCACCGAGAAGGTGATGCGGGAGTCGTACCGGGCGTCATCCGGCCTGGAACGGCCGTACCGTCTCGCCGAGCTGGTGCGGACGCGCCGGTTCGAGCGTACGGCGATCCGGCAGGCGGGGGCCGTCATCACCCTGTCCGACGCCGACTTCGCGGTCGCCAAGGAGTACAACGCCAACACGGTCCTCGCCCGGCCGGGCATCCACGTGGGGGAGCGGTCCTGGTCGCCGCCACCGGTGACCGGGCGACCGCGTCTGGTCTTCGCCGGGGCGATGTGGCGACGGGCGAACGTCCTCGTCGCCGAGCTTCTCGCCCGCGAGGTCATGCCGATCGTGTGGCGGCACCTGCCGGACGCCGAACTCAGGATCGTCGGGGCGGATCCCACCCCCGACGTGGTCGGTCTCGGCGAGAGCGACAGCCGGGTGGTGGTGACCGGTGCGGTGCCCGACTTCCAGTCGGAGATGCTCGCCGCCCATGCCGTCGTCGTGCCGTCGATCGTGGGCGGCGGTGTGCTGATGAAGGTGGCACACGCCATGGCCCTCGGCTGTCCCGTCATCACGTCGAGCGGCCCGGCCGAGTCGGTGCGGGGCGATGCCTCGATGTTGTTCGTCGCCTCCACGGCGGACGAGATCGCGGCGGCCGCCCGAACTGCGGTCGAATCACCGGAGGACGCCGCGCAGCGTGGTCGGCGTGCCCGCGCACACATCGAGCGGACGTTCCGGTGGGACGACACGGTCCGCTCGTACCTCGACGCCTACGCGATTGCGGGTCGACAGTGA
- a CDS encoding O-antigen ligase family protein: MFPGTGGGHPQDDVRHAPTVRLNPSEVLAQRKVGPAVAPAEETSNRHPSGRHRGPSLLTQLTSAGRALVEGLRSDPDQRIVAVLAVLVATLGLAPMALAPSEVVIYSGVATGEPMLYTYTIAIAAAVVVIGVQTRRQLTRAFFPWVPFLGWMLLFAVLAWDSSLRTVSGLVHFTLVAIVFAVGVTAERADRRNSVLLWAFAAVAWLQLFAITMAVLGFPLRRIAGTQALDVLGRATGLTSHPGELAKLLFFCGMCALTLPQKTVRQRWVAWSTLGAVLLGVSLTQSRSVLAAVVAMILILVVLEFVTGRWQKKYFVVLGITGALGLLSVPWLIKRFTADPEGGDRQHLLQVAFDVIREHPWAGVGPNSYVAIAGASDPLTASGVPVHNVLLLSAAELGIIGALLLWLPFALTATTAVHAVFRVRTAELAPRVLVSALPGLVLIGMTGWGLMQGPYFLMLALIAGYFHARSRHVRVASGYGRD, translated from the coding sequence ATGTTCCCCGGCACAGGCGGTGGTCATCCCCAGGATGATGTTCGCCATGCCCCGACGGTCCGGCTCAACCCCAGTGAGGTGCTGGCCCAGCGGAAAGTCGGCCCGGCTGTGGCCCCCGCCGAGGAGACGTCCAACCGACACCCGTCGGGCCGTCACCGGGGCCCGAGCCTGCTCACGCAGCTGACCTCGGCCGGCCGGGCGCTCGTCGAGGGCCTGCGATCCGATCCGGATCAACGCATCGTCGCCGTGTTGGCCGTGCTCGTGGCGACGCTCGGTCTGGCGCCGATGGCCCTCGCTCCGTCCGAGGTGGTCATCTACAGCGGCGTGGCCACCGGCGAGCCGATGCTGTACACGTACACGATCGCGATCGCGGCGGCTGTGGTCGTGATCGGGGTCCAGACGCGGCGTCAACTCACCCGTGCCTTCTTCCCGTGGGTGCCGTTCCTCGGCTGGATGCTCCTGTTCGCCGTGCTCGCCTGGGACTCGTCCCTGCGCACCGTGAGCGGCCTGGTGCACTTCACCCTGGTGGCGATCGTGTTCGCCGTCGGTGTCACCGCCGAACGTGCCGACCGGAGAAACTCCGTCCTGCTCTGGGCCTTCGCGGCGGTGGCCTGGTTGCAGCTCTTCGCGATCACGATGGCGGTCCTCGGCTTTCCGCTGCGCCGCATCGCCGGCACACAGGCGCTCGACGTGCTCGGCCGCGCCACGGGTCTGACCAGCCATCCCGGCGAGCTGGCGAAGCTGCTGTTCTTCTGCGGCATGTGCGCGCTCACCCTGCCGCAGAAGACGGTGCGGCAACGGTGGGTGGCCTGGAGCACGCTCGGTGCCGTCCTGCTCGGCGTCTCCCTCACGCAGAGTCGCTCGGTCCTCGCGGCCGTGGTCGCCATGATCCTCATCCTGGTGGTGCTCGAGTTCGTCACCGGCCGCTGGCAGAAGAAGTACTTCGTCGTCCTCGGGATCACCGGCGCGCTCGGCCTGCTGTCGGTGCCGTGGCTGATCAAGCGGTTCACCGCCGACCCCGAGGGGGGCGACCGGCAGCACCTGCTCCAGGTCGCCTTCGACGTGATCCGTGAGCACCCCTGGGCCGGGGTGGGCCCGAACAGCTACGTGGCCATCGCCGGTGCCTCCGACCCACTCACCGCCAGTGGCGTGCCCGTGCACAACGTGCTGTTGCTAAGCGCCGCGGAACTGGGCATCATCGGTGCGCTGCTGCTCTGGCTGCCGTTCGCGCTGACCGCGACGACAGCCGTCCACGCGGTGTTCCGGGTGCGGACCGCCGAACTGGCGCCCCGGGTCCTGGTCAGCGCGCTGCCGGGCCTTGTCCTGATCGGCATGACGGGATGGGGGCTCATGCAGGGACCGTACTTCCTGATGTTGGCGCTGATCGCCGGCTACTTCCACGCCCGGTCGCGGCACGTACGGGTTGCGAGTGGCTATGGTCGCGACTGA
- a CDS encoding acyltransferase family protein codes for MNLTHVDRSTLKDQTVELPIQAVLDRPTVPATSRAPRLYVLDLLRFLAAMAVVAYHLLFADARETWAANTADLFGGPLRQAAGYGWLGVELFFMISGFVICMSSWGRSLSDFFTSRVTRLMPAYLFAVLLTASVLMLWPQSGEKAPDLRQVIGNLTMTQNLLQLNNLDEPYWTLLIELKFYLLFLTVVAFGVTYRRVLLFCMVWTTLALIAYSSDFKPLTLILEPRFASYFVAGMALYLMHRFGQSLLLWCIVGFSFAINAVMLDARIAPLVKAGVPMSWKASLALVAFFYILMIGIALGWFARIQWRGLATIGALTYPLYLIHSANGRTVIRHLRDDAPPWLLLCGVVGATLLLAYVVHVFVERPLSRALRDGLKSSFQKVRAASDSTEDTAGTVPPPGDQPAHRQPHPVS; via the coding sequence ATGAACCTCACCCATGTGGACCGCTCGACGCTCAAGGACCAGACCGTCGAGTTGCCGATCCAAGCAGTGCTCGATCGACCGACCGTACCGGCGACTTCGCGCGCGCCGCGGCTCTACGTCCTGGACCTTCTGCGTTTCCTCGCCGCCATGGCCGTCGTCGCGTACCACCTGTTGTTCGCCGATGCCCGAGAGACCTGGGCGGCCAACACTGCGGATCTGTTCGGCGGCCCACTGCGGCAGGCCGCCGGTTACGGATGGCTGGGAGTCGAACTCTTCTTCATGATCAGCGGCTTCGTGATCTGCATGAGTTCGTGGGGCCGATCATTGAGTGACTTTTTCACCTCGCGGGTCACCCGGCTGATGCCGGCGTATCTGTTCGCGGTCCTCCTGACCGCATCGGTGCTCATGCTGTGGCCACAGTCCGGCGAGAAGGCACCCGACCTTCGGCAGGTAATCGGCAACCTCACCATGACGCAGAACCTGCTGCAATTGAATAACCTCGATGAGCCATACTGGACGCTGCTGATCGAGCTCAAGTTCTACCTGCTGTTCCTGACCGTTGTCGCGTTCGGCGTCACGTACCGCCGGGTCCTCCTGTTCTGCATGGTCTGGACGACCCTCGCACTCATCGCGTACAGCTCCGATTTCAAGCCTCTGACGTTGATCCTCGAGCCACGATTCGCGTCGTACTTCGTCGCCGGAATGGCGCTCTACCTCATGCACCGGTTCGGGCAGAGCCTCCTGCTCTGGTGCATCGTCGGCTTCTCTTTCGCGATCAATGCCGTCATGTTGGATGCCCGGATCGCCCCACTCGTGAAGGCTGGCGTACCGATGTCGTGGAAGGCGTCACTCGCCCTGGTTGCCTTCTTCTACATCCTCATGATCGGTATCGCGCTGGGTTGGTTCGCAAGGATCCAGTGGCGAGGGCTGGCGACCATCGGCGCTCTCACCTATCCGCTCTATCTGATCCACTCGGCCAACGGGCGCACCGTCATCCGTCATCTGCGCGACGATGCGCCTCCGTGGCTGCTTCTGTGCGGCGTCGTCGGCGCGACGTTGCTCCTGGCCTACGTCGTGCACGTGTTCGTGGAGAGGCCGCTGAGCCGAGCATTGCGAGACGGCTTGAAGAGCAGCTTCCAGAAGGTTCGTGCCGCCTCGGATTCCACGGAGGACACTGCCGGCACGGTCCCGCCCCCGGGCGATCAGCCCGCCCACCGGCAGCCCCACCCAGTCTCGTGA